Proteins from one Amycolatopsis endophytica genomic window:
- a CDS encoding GAF domain-containing sensor histidine kinase: MPGNSDSDSVDPVTGLRKTLSQLRLRELLREVQDRIEQLVQSRDQMDGLLEAMLAVAGGLELDATLRRVVHAAINLVDCRYGALGVLNQDREGLSSFVYEGIDEQARRAIGRLPTGHGLLGLLIQQPKPIRLDDLSRHMASSGFPEHHPPMRSFLGVPVRVRNEVFGNLYLTEKKGGQPFTEDDEVVVQALAAAAGIAVENARLYEEAQLRQQWQEATSEIRAELLAAADPTDVLYLIANRALALAGADYAFIAQPDDPDLAPADVTHLTITVCAGLDADPLIGRGIPVEGSSCGAAYADAQPRLVENLAYDLSSEFGAALVLPLRASGDDVSGVLVTLRRTGQDPFDSTQLPLAAAFADQAALALQLAEDQRSISELKVVSDRDRIARDLHDHVIQRLFAHGLALQSTHMRSRNPEIQRRLADMIDDVQSIVAEIRTAIFDLHGGLQGTTQLRKRLNEIIAEVTGDTGLRTTVRMSGPIGVVGGDLSEHAEAVLREALSNAVRHARATTLTITVSVDDDLVIEVLDNGGGIPGTVARSGLHNLAQRAHQAGGECTVTALETGGTRLTWSAPLG; encoded by the coding sequence ATGCCGGGAAACAGCGATTCCGACTCCGTCGATCCCGTCACGGGGTTGCGGAAAACGCTGTCCCAGCTCCGATTGCGGGAACTGTTGCGCGAGGTGCAGGACCGCATCGAACAATTGGTCCAGTCCCGCGACCAGATGGACGGACTGCTCGAAGCGATGCTCGCCGTCGCCGGCGGCCTCGAACTGGACGCGACACTGCGCCGCGTCGTGCACGCCGCGATCAACCTGGTCGACTGCCGCTACGGCGCACTCGGCGTGCTCAACCAGGACCGCGAAGGGCTCTCGTCGTTCGTCTACGAAGGCATCGACGAGCAGGCGCGCCGCGCCATCGGCAGACTGCCCACCGGACACGGACTGCTCGGACTGCTCATCCAGCAACCGAAACCGATTCGCCTCGACGATCTTTCCCGGCACATGGCCTCGTCCGGATTTCCCGAACACCATCCCCCGATGCGCTCATTTCTCGGAGTTCCGGTCCGGGTGCGCAACGAGGTATTCGGAAATCTGTACCTCACCGAGAAGAAAGGCGGGCAGCCCTTCACCGAAGACGACGAGGTGGTCGTGCAGGCACTGGCCGCGGCCGCCGGTATCGCGGTGGAAAACGCCCGCCTCTACGAAGAGGCCCAGCTCCGCCAGCAGTGGCAGGAGGCCACCAGCGAGATCCGCGCCGAACTGCTCGCCGCCGCCGACCCCACCGACGTCCTCTACCTGATCGCCAACCGCGCGCTCGCCCTCGCCGGAGCCGACTACGCCTTCATCGCCCAGCCCGACGACCCGGACCTCGCCCCCGCCGACGTCACCCACCTGACCATCACGGTGTGCGCCGGGCTCGACGCCGACCCGCTCATCGGCCGCGGAATCCCCGTCGAGGGCTCCAGCTGCGGCGCCGCCTACGCCGACGCGCAGCCACGGCTCGTCGAGAACCTGGCCTACGACCTGTCGTCCGAGTTCGGCGCCGCGCTGGTCCTCCCGCTGCGCGCGTCCGGGGATGACGTCTCCGGGGTGCTGGTGACGCTGCGCAGGACCGGGCAGGACCCGTTCGACAGCACCCAGCTGCCCCTGGCCGCGGCGTTCGCCGACCAGGCCGCGCTGGCGTTGCAGCTGGCAGAGGACCAGCGCTCGATCAGCGAGCTGAAAGTGGTCTCCGACCGCGACCGCATCGCCCGCGACCTGCACGACCACGTCATTCAGCGGCTCTTCGCCCACGGCCTGGCGCTGCAGAGCACCCACATGCGCAGCCGCAATCCGGAGATCCAGCGGCGCCTGGCGGACATGATCGACGACGTGCAGAGCATCGTCGCCGAGATCCGCACCGCGATCTTCGACCTGCACGGCGGGCTGCAGGGCACCACGCAACTGCGGAAGCGGCTCAACGAAATCATCGCCGAGGTCACCGGCGACACCGGCCTGCGCACCACCGTCCGCATGTCCGGCCCGATCGGCGTCGTCGGCGGCGACCTGTCCGAGCATGCCGAAGCGGTACTGCGGGAGGCCCTGTCCAACGCGGTCCGCCACGCCCGCGCGACCACGCTGACGATCACCGTCTCGGTCGACGACGACCTGGTCATCGAAGTACTCGACAACGGCGGCGGCATCCCGGGCACGGTGGCCCGCAGCGGGCTGCACAACCTCGCCCAGCGCGCCCACCAGGCAGGCGGCGAGTGCACGGTGACCGCGCTGGAAACCGGAGGCACCCGGCTGACCTGGTCGGCGCCGCTGGGCTGA
- a CDS encoding class I SAM-dependent methyltransferase, giving the protein MAESFGTDAALYDRARPPYPQALIDRVTGTDVLDVGCGTGIAARQFQTAGARVLGVEPDARMAGFARGSGVETEVATFEDWDPTGRTFDAVIAAQSWHWVDPVAGLAKVARVLRPGGRFAVFAHAFQAPPEVMEALGAAIRRVVPGSPVNPGAHTDPVETYRAGLATVAGQIRESGAFAEPEQWRFDAERTYSRDEWLDQMSTTGGLTPLPPQQRAEVLTGVGAAIDAIGGGFTVPLTTLAVTALRTAG; this is encoded by the coding sequence ATGGCCGAGTCCTTCGGAACCGACGCCGCCCTCTACGACCGCGCCCGGCCCCCGTACCCGCAAGCCCTGATCGACCGCGTCACCGGTACCGACGTGCTCGACGTCGGGTGCGGCACCGGCATCGCCGCCCGCCAGTTCCAGACCGCGGGCGCCAGGGTGCTCGGCGTCGAACCCGACGCCCGCATGGCCGGGTTCGCCCGCGGCAGCGGCGTCGAGACCGAGGTCGCGACGTTCGAGGACTGGGACCCCACCGGACGGACGTTCGACGCGGTCATCGCCGCGCAGTCCTGGCACTGGGTGGATCCGGTCGCCGGCCTGGCCAAGGTCGCGCGGGTGCTGCGCCCCGGCGGCCGGTTCGCGGTGTTCGCCCACGCCTTCCAGGCGCCACCCGAGGTGATGGAAGCCCTCGGCGCGGCGATCCGGCGCGTGGTACCCGGCTCCCCGGTGAACCCCGGCGCGCACACCGACCCGGTGGAGACCTACCGCGCCGGCCTCGCCACGGTCGCCGGACAGATCCGCGAATCCGGCGCGTTCGCCGAGCCGGAGCAGTGGCGCTTCGACGCCGAGCGAACCTATTCCCGCGACGAATGGCTCGACCAGATGTCCACCACCGGTGGACTGACCCCGCTCCCGCCGCAGCAGCGGGCCGAGGTGCTGACCGGCGTCGGCGCGGCGATCGACGCGATCGGCGGCGGGTTCACGGTGCCACTGACGACACTGGCCGTCACCGCGCTCCGCACCGCGGGCTGA
- a CDS encoding MBL fold metallo-hydrolase gives MFPADSLTFIGTATTLVRLGPFTLLTDPNFLHRGQWSYFGQGLVSRRRTEPAAQVADLPPLDGVVLSHLHGDHFDRVARRDLPADVPILTTGHAATRLSKHGFRSTVALDTWHSETFTDGAAKLTVTAVPARHSRGPLNRILPPVMGSIWEFSAHPGAATLRIYVSGDTIMHDELAEIRRRYPEIDLAVLHLGGTRVLGVLVTMDDRQGGRMLDLIRPGHVVPVHFDDYGKFTSPVSNFLHEARHHPATDVRLLARGDSLALGPMLSPG, from the coding sequence ATGTTCCCCGCCGACTCGCTCACCTTCATCGGCACCGCCACCACCCTCGTCCGGCTCGGACCGTTCACCCTCCTGACCGACCCGAACTTCCTGCACCGCGGCCAGTGGTCCTACTTCGGTCAGGGCCTGGTCTCCCGCCGCCGAACCGAACCGGCCGCCCAGGTCGCCGACCTGCCCCCGCTGGACGGGGTGGTGCTGTCCCACCTGCACGGCGACCACTTCGACCGCGTCGCCCGCCGGGACCTGCCCGCGGACGTGCCGATCCTGACCACCGGTCACGCCGCGACCCGGCTGTCCAAACACGGCTTCCGGTCCACCGTCGCCCTGGACACCTGGCACAGCGAAACCTTCACCGACGGCGCGGCGAAGCTCACCGTCACCGCGGTCCCGGCCCGGCACTCCCGCGGCCCGTTGAACCGGATCCTGCCGCCGGTGATGGGCAGCATCTGGGAATTCAGCGCCCATCCCGGCGCGGCGACGCTGCGGATCTACGTCAGCGGCGACACGATCATGCACGACGAGCTCGCCGAGATCCGCCGCCGCTACCCCGAGATCGACCTGGCGGTGCTCCACCTGGGCGGCACCCGCGTGCTCGGCGTCCTCGTCACCATGGACGACCGCCAGGGCGGGCGGATGCTGGACCTGATCAGGCCCGGCCACGTGGTGCCCGTCCACTTCGACGACTACGGCAAGTTCACCTCACCGGTGTCGAACTTCCTGCACGAGGCGCGCCATCACCCGGCGACCGACGTGCGCCTGCTGGCCCGCGGCGACAGCCTCGCACTCGGCCCGATGCTCAGCCCCGGCTGA
- a CDS encoding 4Fe-4S dicluster domain-containing protein, which yields MANSFYGPLDDPAGEAGYREHPPRVGFFTDTSVCIGCKACEVACKEWNGVPDDGFDLLGMSFDNTGELGANSWRHVAFVEQERPGADSPEPVDLGLPAFDLPGADGDAGTRTDFRWLMSSDVCKHCTHAGCLDVCPTGALFRTEFGSVVVQPDICNGCGYCVSGCPYGVIQRREDDGRAWKCTLCYDRLRDGQEPACAKACPTDSIQFGPLDELRDRAARRVDALHGAGVTEARLYGENPDDGVGGDGAFFLLLDEPEVYGLPPDPVVPTRHAGSMWKYAGMAASAFAAAAVSVFFGRGR from the coding sequence ATGGCGAACAGCTTCTACGGTCCGCTCGACGATCCCGCCGGTGAGGCGGGTTACCGGGAGCATCCACCGCGGGTGGGGTTTTTCACCGACACGTCGGTGTGCATCGGGTGCAAGGCGTGCGAGGTGGCGTGCAAGGAGTGGAACGGGGTTCCCGACGACGGGTTCGATCTGCTGGGGATGTCGTTCGACAACACCGGTGAGCTGGGCGCGAACTCGTGGCGGCACGTGGCGTTCGTGGAGCAGGAGCGGCCGGGGGCGGACTCGCCGGAGCCGGTGGATCTGGGGCTGCCCGCGTTCGACCTGCCCGGCGCGGACGGGGACGCGGGGACGCGCACCGATTTCCGGTGGTTGATGAGTTCGGACGTGTGCAAGCACTGCACGCACGCCGGATGCCTGGACGTGTGTCCGACGGGGGCGTTGTTCCGCACCGAGTTCGGGTCGGTGGTGGTGCAGCCGGACATCTGCAACGGGTGCGGCTACTGCGTGTCCGGCTGCCCGTACGGGGTGATCCAGCGGCGCGAGGACGACGGCCGCGCCTGGAAGTGCACGCTGTGTTACGACCGGCTGCGGGACGGGCAGGAGCCGGCGTGCGCGAAGGCGTGCCCGACCGACTCGATCCAGTTCGGGCCGCTGGACGAGCTGCGGGACAGGGCGGCGCGGCGGGTGGACGCCCTGCACGGGGCGGGCGTGACCGAGGCGCGGCTCTACGGTGAGAACCCTGATGACGGGGTGGGCGGTGACGGGGCGTTCTTCCTGTTGCTGGACGAGCCCGAGGTGTACGGTCTGCCGCCGGATCCGGTGGTGCCGACGCGGCACGCGGGGTCGATGTGGAAGTACGCGGGCATGGCCGCGTCGGCGTTCGCGGCCGCCGCGGTGTCGGTCTTCTTCGGACGGGGCAGGTGA
- a CDS encoding DUF6098 family protein: MAREDSLPTLRSLADLAQLLIPGAVVYVRYSPGPESDVGHPSTDHESGLRMPGVSVNPLNPPGWWSLPVEDWLARRICQYLHQQREGARPWVLGGTEVDFGPDNEPLLVDVEPIAWIADELVTEARERYHSRLDAGASTHED; the protein is encoded by the coding sequence ATGGCCCGCGAAGACTCCCTTCCGACGTTGCGCAGCCTCGCGGATCTGGCGCAGCTGCTGATTCCCGGCGCGGTCGTCTATGTGCGGTACTCACCGGGCCCGGAGTCCGACGTGGGGCATCCGAGCACCGATCACGAGAGCGGGCTGCGGATGCCGGGGGTGTCGGTGAACCCGCTGAACCCACCGGGCTGGTGGTCGCTGCCGGTGGAGGACTGGCTGGCGCGCCGGATCTGCCAGTACCTGCACCAGCAGCGGGAGGGGGCGCGCCCGTGGGTGCTGGGCGGGACGGAGGTGGATTTCGGGCCGGACAACGAGCCGTTGCTGGTGGATGTCGAGCCGATCGCGTGGATCGCGGACGAGCTGGTGACCGAGGCCCGCGAGCGCTACCACTCCCGGCTGGACGCGGGGGCTTCGACGCACGAGGATTGA
- the nrfD gene encoding NrfD/PsrC family molybdoenzyme membrane anchor subunit produces MKEQLAVPQAEFRSYYGRPVLKPPVWEWKIAAYLFTGGLSAGSAMLGAGADLTGRPALRRVGRAGALGALGASLYLLVADLGRPERFLHMLRVAKPSSPMSVGTWILVAYGPGAGVAGVAEMVPSRWWAGRLLRRLARPGGLAAAAIAPAVASYTSVLLSQTAVPAWQDAHRQLPFVFTGSAAASGAGLGLVFAPVGEAGPARRLAVIGAAAEVAGSKVIDQRLGLTSQAYTTGKAHRLRKWSEYLTLGGAAGALLAAPRGRAAAVVSGLALLAGSVLQRFGVFEAGVASTKDPKYVVVPQRERVSRG; encoded by the coding sequence ATGAAGGAACAGCTCGCGGTGCCGCAGGCGGAGTTCCGGTCCTACTACGGGCGGCCGGTGCTCAAGCCGCCGGTGTGGGAGTGGAAGATCGCGGCTTACCTGTTCACCGGCGGGTTGTCGGCCGGGTCGGCGATGCTGGGTGCCGGGGCCGATCTGACCGGGCGCCCGGCGCTGCGGCGGGTGGGCCGGGCCGGGGCGCTGGGCGCGCTGGGGGCGAGCCTGTACCTGCTGGTAGCCGATCTCGGGCGGCCGGAACGGTTCCTGCACATGTTGCGGGTGGCCAAGCCGAGTTCGCCGATGAGCGTCGGCACCTGGATCCTGGTCGCCTACGGGCCGGGTGCGGGTGTGGCCGGGGTGGCGGAGATGGTGCCATCACGGTGGTGGGCGGGGCGGTTGCTGCGCCGGCTGGCCCGGCCGGGTGGGCTGGCGGCGGCGGCGATCGCGCCCGCGGTGGCCTCCTACACGTCGGTGTTGTTGTCGCAGACGGCGGTTCCGGCGTGGCAGGACGCGCACCGGCAGCTGCCGTTCGTGTTCACCGGGTCGGCCGCGGCCAGCGGCGCCGGGCTGGGACTGGTGTTCGCGCCGGTCGGGGAGGCCGGGCCCGCCCGGCGGCTGGCGGTCATCGGGGCGGCGGCCGAGGTGGCCGGGTCGAAGGTGATCGACCAGCGGCTGGGGCTGACCTCGCAGGCCTACACCACGGGCAAGGCGCACCGGCTGCGGAAGTGGTCGGAGTACCTGACGCTGGGCGGCGCCGCGGGCGCGCTGCTCGCCGCCCCACGCGGCCGTGCCGCGGCGGTGGTTTCCGGGCTGGCGCTGCTGGCGGGCAGCGTGCTGCAGCGGTTCGGGGTGTTCGAGGCCGGGGTGGCGTCCACGAAGGACCCGAAGTACGTGGTGGTGCCGCAGCGGGAACGGGTCAGCCGGGGCTGA
- the fdh gene encoding formate dehydrogenase: MGVGDWVRSWPVLRQLSGADPLGRGSAAQSARSKSLEPRTASADRVVHSVCPYCAVGCSQKVFVKDEQVVQIEGNPDSPISRGRLCPKGSASKQLVTGPQRQEKVLYRAPYGTQWQELDLSAAMDMVADRVLDARRRGWQDTDEHGHPLRRTMGLASLGGATLDNEENYLIKKLFTAMGAIQIENQARIUHSATVPGLGASFGRGGATDYQQDLINADCVIIMGSNMAEAHPVGFQWVVEAKARGAKVFHIDPRFTRTSAMADRHVPLRAGTDIAFLGGVINHILSNGLEFREYVQAYTNAPFLVREDFADTEDLDGLFSGYDPESASYDPGSWHYESVPPREGRGERAKEQSAPDQHGSGGPPLEGGADEIAADPSLEHPRCVFQILKRHFARYTPEMVERVCGVPRELFDEVCRAWTANSGRERTAALVYSVGWTQHSMGAQYIRAGSIIQLLLGNIGRPGGGVFALRGHASIQGSTDIPTLFNLLPGYLPMADTSHEGIGGYLDLVRGDRQKGFWRNADAYLVSLLKEYWGEHATAENDWCFDYLPRINGDHGTYRTVMDMIDGKVFGYFLLGQNPAVGSANGRLQRLGMANLDWLVVRDLAMIESATFWKDSPEIETGEIAPERCRTEVFFFPAASHVEKSGTFTQTQRMLQWRDKAVEPKGDQRSELWFFYHLGRILKEKLAGSADERDRPLLDLWWDYRMEHGDEPSGADVLRRISGVDLGEDRALNGYLELKADGSTACGCWIYSGVYADEVNQAARRKPHDEQGPYESEWGWTWPLNRRVLYNRASADPWGRPWSERKKLVWWDAEKGEWTGYDVPDFEKNKPPDFVPEPGAVGPDALHGDDPFIMQADGKGWLFAPNGVLDGPLPTHYEPHESPVRNALYGQQGNPARKVYARVDNPSNPSPPEAHGEVFPFVFTASRLTEHHTAGGMSRQLPYLAELQPALFVEVSPELAAERDLVHLDWAHVVTSRSAVDARVFVTERMRPLRISDRVVHQVWMPYHWGHTGLVDGDVVNDLLGVVADPNVFIQESKVATCDVRPGRRPRGPALLAYLEEYRGRAGITVETGTRIDTADGAEER; encoded by the coding sequence ATGGGCGTGGGCGACTGGGTGCGGTCGTGGCCGGTGCTGCGGCAGTTGAGCGGTGCCGACCCGCTGGGCCGGGGCAGTGCGGCGCAGTCCGCGCGGTCGAAGTCCCTGGAGCCCCGCACCGCCTCGGCGGACCGGGTGGTGCATTCGGTGTGCCCGTACTGCGCGGTCGGGTGTTCGCAGAAGGTGTTCGTGAAGGACGAGCAGGTCGTCCAGATCGAGGGCAACCCGGATTCGCCGATCTCGCGGGGGCGGTTGTGCCCGAAGGGGTCGGCGAGCAAGCAGCTGGTGACCGGGCCGCAGCGGCAGGAGAAGGTGCTCTACCGCGCCCCGTACGGCACGCAGTGGCAGGAGCTGGACCTGTCGGCGGCGATGGACATGGTCGCCGACCGGGTGCTGGACGCGCGGCGCAGGGGCTGGCAGGACACCGACGAGCACGGTCATCCGCTGCGCCGGACCATGGGGCTGGCGAGCCTGGGCGGGGCGACGCTGGACAACGAAGAGAACTACCTGATCAAGAAGCTGTTCACGGCGATGGGTGCGATCCAGATCGAGAACCAGGCCCGTATTTGACACTCCGCCACGGTTCCCGGTCTGGGAGCCTCCTTCGGTCGCGGTGGCGCGACGGACTACCAGCAGGACCTGATCAACGCCGACTGCGTGATCATCATGGGCTCGAACATGGCCGAGGCCCATCCGGTGGGTTTCCAGTGGGTCGTGGAAGCCAAGGCGCGGGGCGCCAAGGTGTTCCACATCGATCCGCGGTTCACGCGGACGAGCGCGATGGCCGACCGGCACGTGCCGTTGCGGGCGGGGACGGACATCGCGTTCCTGGGCGGGGTGATCAACCACATCCTGTCCAACGGGCTGGAGTTCCGGGAGTACGTGCAGGCTTACACGAACGCGCCGTTCCTGGTGCGGGAGGATTTCGCCGACACCGAGGACCTGGACGGGTTGTTCAGCGGGTACGACCCGGAGTCGGCGTCCTACGATCCGGGGAGCTGGCACTACGAGAGCGTGCCGCCGCGGGAGGGCCGGGGCGAGCGGGCGAAGGAGCAGTCGGCGCCGGACCAGCACGGCTCGGGTGGGCCGCCGCTGGAGGGCGGGGCCGACGAGATCGCCGCTGATCCGTCGCTGGAGCATCCGCGGTGCGTGTTCCAGATCCTCAAGCGGCATTTCGCGCGGTACACGCCGGAGATGGTGGAGCGGGTGTGTGGTGTGCCGCGGGAGCTGTTCGACGAGGTGTGCCGGGCGTGGACGGCGAACTCTGGGCGGGAGCGGACGGCGGCGCTGGTGTACAGCGTGGGGTGGACGCAGCATTCGATGGGTGCCCAGTACATCCGGGCCGGGTCGATCATCCAGTTGCTGCTGGGCAACATCGGCCGTCCGGGTGGCGGGGTGTTCGCGTTGCGGGGGCACGCCTCGATCCAGGGGTCGACGGACATCCCGACGTTGTTCAACCTGCTGCCCGGGTACCTGCCGATGGCGGACACCTCGCACGAGGGCATCGGCGGCTATCTGGACCTGGTGCGGGGTGACCGGCAGAAGGGGTTCTGGCGCAACGCCGACGCCTATCTGGTGTCGCTGCTCAAGGAGTACTGGGGCGAGCACGCCACGGCCGAGAACGACTGGTGTTTCGACTACCTGCCGCGGATCAACGGCGATCACGGCACCTACCGCACGGTCATGGACATGATCGACGGGAAGGTGTTCGGGTACTTCCTGCTGGGGCAGAACCCGGCGGTGGGGTCGGCGAACGGGCGGTTGCAGCGGCTGGGGATGGCGAACCTGGACTGGCTGGTGGTGCGCGACCTGGCGATGATCGAGAGCGCGACGTTCTGGAAGGACTCGCCGGAGATCGAGACCGGGGAGATCGCGCCGGAGCGGTGCCGCACGGAGGTGTTCTTCTTCCCGGCGGCCTCGCACGTGGAGAAGTCGGGCACGTTCACGCAGACGCAGCGGATGTTGCAGTGGCGGGACAAGGCGGTGGAGCCCAAGGGGGACCAGCGCAGCGAGCTGTGGTTCTTCTACCACCTGGGCCGGATCCTGAAGGAGAAGCTGGCCGGTTCGGCCGATGAGCGGGATCGTCCGCTGCTGGACCTGTGGTGGGACTACCGGATGGAGCACGGTGACGAGCCCTCGGGTGCGGACGTGCTGCGCCGGATCAGCGGGGTGGACCTGGGCGAGGACCGGGCGCTGAACGGGTACCTGGAGCTCAAGGCCGATGGCAGCACGGCGTGCGGGTGCTGGATCTACAGCGGGGTGTACGCCGATGAGGTGAACCAGGCGGCGCGCCGCAAGCCGCACGACGAGCAGGGGCCGTATGAGTCGGAGTGGGGCTGGACGTGGCCGCTGAACCGGCGGGTGCTCTACAACCGGGCCTCGGCCGATCCGTGGGGGCGGCCGTGGAGTGAGCGCAAGAAGCTGGTGTGGTGGGACGCGGAGAAGGGTGAGTGGACCGGGTACGACGTGCCGGACTTCGAGAAGAACAAACCGCCGGACTTCGTGCCGGAGCCGGGCGCGGTCGGGCCGGACGCGTTGCACGGCGACGACCCGTTCATCATGCAGGCGGACGGCAAGGGCTGGCTGTTCGCGCCGAACGGGGTGCTGGACGGGCCGTTGCCGACGCACTACGAGCCGCACGAGTCGCCGGTGCGCAACGCCCTGTACGGGCAGCAGGGCAATCCGGCGCGCAAGGTGTACGCGCGGGTGGACAACCCGTCGAACCCGTCGCCGCCGGAGGCGCACGGTGAGGTGTTCCCGTTCGTGTTCACCGCGTCGCGGCTGACCGAGCACCACACGGCGGGCGGGATGAGCCGTCAGCTGCCGTATCTGGCGGAGTTGCAGCCGGCGTTGTTCGTGGAGGTGTCGCCGGAGCTGGCGGCCGAGCGGGATCTGGTGCACCTGGACTGGGCGCATGTGGTGACGAGCCGGTCGGCGGTGGACGCGCGGGTGTTCGTGACCGAGCGGATGCGGCCGCTGCGGATCTCCGACCGGGTGGTGCACCAGGTGTGGATGCCTTATCACTGGGGGCACACCGGGCTGGTGGACGGTGACGTGGTCAACGATCTGCTCGGGGTGGTGGCCGATCCGAACGTGTTCATCCAGGAGAGCAAGGTGGCGACCTGCGATGTGCGACCGGGGCGGCGGCCGCGTGGCCCGGCGCTGCTGGCTTACCTGGAGGAGTACCGGGGGCGAGCGGGGATCACGGTGGAGACCGGGACGCGGATCGACACGGCCGACGGTGCGGAGGAGCGGTGA
- a CDS encoding Acg family FMN-binding oxidoreductase, which produces MSFASQDPVGAALGAAIRAPSPHNTQPWRFEVDGDRIEVFLDQDRVLKVADPEGREARLACGAALLNMRLAVRAVGRTPVVGLVPRANEPAHLATVRVRGRRRPNPDDVAMARAIVYRRSNRRAFTAREVPVWVLEALVRAAAEEGGALVPLTGGARLAEFGGLLREAERVQRDDPAYQEELARWTALEGARKDGLPAAAAVMGPEWPFDRRPLVAVLLSDTDGRAAQVRAGQALQRVLLRATTAGVSVSFLAQPVEVPALRGEVARLVAAPGCPQVVLRFGYGFAAPATRRRPVAAVTHYTGGG; this is translated from the coding sequence ATGTCTTTCGCGAGCCAGGACCCGGTGGGGGCCGCGCTCGGTGCCGCGATCCGCGCGCCGTCACCGCACAACACCCAGCCGTGGCGGTTCGAGGTGGACGGTGACCGGATCGAGGTGTTTCTCGATCAGGACCGCGTGCTGAAGGTGGCCGATCCCGAGGGCCGGGAGGCGCGGTTGGCGTGTGGCGCGGCGCTGTTGAACATGCGTCTCGCCGTGCGGGCGGTGGGCCGGACGCCGGTGGTGGGGCTGGTGCCGCGGGCGAACGAGCCTGCGCATCTGGCGACGGTGCGGGTGCGGGGCCGACGGAGGCCGAACCCCGACGACGTGGCGATGGCGCGGGCGATCGTCTACCGGCGGAGCAACCGGCGCGCGTTCACGGCCCGTGAGGTGCCGGTGTGGGTGCTGGAGGCGCTCGTGCGGGCGGCCGCGGAGGAGGGTGGTGCCCTGGTGCCCTTGACCGGCGGTGCGCGGCTGGCGGAGTTCGGGGGGTTACTGCGGGAGGCGGAGCGGGTGCAGCGCGACGATCCCGCGTACCAGGAGGAGCTGGCGCGGTGGACGGCGCTGGAGGGGGCACGGAAGGACGGGCTGCCTGCCGCGGCGGCGGTGATGGGGCCGGAGTGGCCGTTCGATCGCCGTCCGCTGGTGGCGGTGCTGTTGTCGGACACCGACGGCAGGGCGGCGCAGGTGCGGGCGGGTCAGGCGTTGCAGCGGGTGCTGTTGCGGGCGACGACGGCCGGGGTGAGCGTGTCGTTTCTCGCGCAGCCGGTGGAGGTGCCCGCGTTACGGGGCGAGGTGGCGCGGCTGGTCGCGGCGCCGGGGTGTCCGCAGGTGGTGCTGCGGTTCGGGTACGGGTTCGCGGCACCGGCGACGCGGCGGCGGCCGGTGGCGGCGGTGACGCATTACACCGGCGGTGGTTAG
- a CDS encoding response regulator, translating to MIKVFLVDDHEVVRRGVADLLEADPALTVVGEASTAAQALTRVLALRPDVAVLDVRLPDGNGIELCRELRSRLPELNVLILTSYTDEEAMLNAILAGAGGYVIKDIQGLQLVSAVREIGTGRSLLDTRAAATLMAKLRADAVETGPLAALSERERDLLDLIGEGLTNRQIAERMFLAEKTVKNYVSRLLTKLGLERRTQAAVLATKLRKGRDLRDRC from the coding sequence GTGATCAAGGTGTTCCTCGTCGACGACCACGAGGTCGTGCGGCGCGGCGTCGCGGACCTGCTCGAAGCCGATCCCGCCCTGACGGTGGTCGGTGAGGCGTCGACCGCCGCGCAGGCGCTGACCCGCGTTCTCGCGCTGCGGCCGGACGTCGCGGTGCTGGACGTGCGCCTGCCCGACGGCAACGGCATCGAGCTGTGCCGCGAGCTGCGCTCCCGCCTGCCCGAGCTGAACGTGCTGATCCTGACCTCCTACACCGACGAGGAGGCCATGCTCAACGCCATCCTCGCCGGGGCGGGCGGGTACGTCATCAAGGACATCCAGGGGCTGCAGCTCGTCTCCGCCGTGCGCGAGATCGGGACGGGCCGGTCGCTGCTGGACACCCGCGCGGCGGCCACGCTGATGGCGAAGCTGCGCGCCGACGCGGTCGAGACCGGGCCGCTGGCCGCGTTGAGCGAACGCGAGCGAGACCTGCTCGACCTCATCGGCGAGGGCCTCACCAACCGCCAGATCGCCGAGCGGATGTTCCTGGCGGAGAAGACCGTGAAGAACTACGTGTCCCGCCTGCTTACCAAGCTCGGCCTGGAACGGCGGACGCAGGCGGCCGTCCTTGCCACGAAGTTGCGGAAGGGCAGGGACCTGCGGGACAGGTGTTGA